Proteins from a genomic interval of Rosa chinensis cultivar Old Blush chromosome 2, RchiOBHm-V2, whole genome shotgun sequence:
- the LOC112186502 gene encoding disease resistance protein RPV1-like, whose product MLSDTTEGDSSSSSLTPQWKYDVFLSFRGEDTRYNFTDHLYNALLQRGINTFIDNDLARGEDISGELLKTIEDSRISVIVFSENYASSKWCLDELVKILECKESKKQLVWPIFYKVDPSDVRNQRGSFGEAIVQHEHKFKDDIEKVNRWRVALSKAADLSGSHFFDGYESKFIHEVVEEISVKVLCRTYLNVAKHPVGIQRRHQCVEELLGVGENDVRMVGIWGIGGIGKTTLAKAIYNSNADKFEGSYFMYNVREHSTMVGGLVQLQQSFLSEIMGKKTLAVANVDRGINVIKERVRNKKVLLILDDVNQLDQLNNLAGGCDWFGSGSRIIITTRDKHLLDVHQVHSIYEVEGLDFEEALELFSWNAFKRNVPLDDYMELAEHAVNNAQRLPLALTILGSHLCGRSIEKWKAALESYKRVPNKDIQGILKISYDGLDYSEKEVFLDIACFLKGTNMDYVKQILESCDLDPVIGIEVLKEKALITITKWSHGIEIIWMHDLLEELGKEIVHQESPTEPGKRSRLWFHEDIYHVLIENTGTDQVKGIMIRLPRREVICLSDKCFSNMKNLKFFINCNASLSGDVDHLPNELRFLDWPGCHLQSLPFNSNRKKLVVLNMPYSLIRQLGEGFKNMQYLKSINLRFCKYLTRVPDFSGIPSLERLKLNLCRQLVEVHPSVGVLAKLVSLSLVKCSNLENFPRRLKLRSLESIVLQGCRKLGSFSEIVGKMDNLRYMNLQGTSIKELPPSIGYLSGLEILILDTCESLTNILPCSIYELQHLRVLRLSRCSNLVEFPSRMNSGASSSAGPLPLLLSNNQSHDISDSAVSPCEQVHFNPKRDLSTLESLDLSRSNFVSLPVWISKCSNLLRLNLCCCKKLQEISELPPKIRWLSVGGCDSLEILPILSNLVEHNVLQGLQWIDLSHCHRLLDNLCYDTTKVDNAIRQNQVLSCLDFGVILPGSEVPHRFNPLRSCRSYEIKNYCDICIIIPPPLNWKNARLTLCAVIGITQNESGPGRISASSYINQLMIDEFEEYIYPSDASSTDHVWLRYISFSVYPHDDDDDDENDEEQWLPSTSLSLEPMNPRKRKHIEEDHNLVAVSNSTANVDDAPQNEKWLLLS is encoded by the exons ATGCTTTCAGATACCACTGAAGGAgactcctcctcttcttcactCACTCCTCAATGGAAGTACGATGTCTTTCTAAGTTTTAGAGGTGAAGATACGCGCTATAATTTCACAGACCATTTGTACAATGCATTGCTTCAGAGGGGAATCAACACCTTTATAGATAATGATCTTGCTAGAGGAGAAGACATATCAGGAGAGCTTCTCAAAACAATTGAGGATTCAAGGATTTCAGTCATCGTATTCTCTGAAAACTATGCATCGTCAAAGTGGTGTTTGGACGAACTTGTTAAGATCCTTGAATGTAaagaatcaaagaaacaatTGGTTTGGCCAATCTTTTACAAGGTGGATCCATCTGATGTGCGGAACCAAAGAGGTAGTTTTGGTGAGGCAATTGTGCAGCATGAACACAAGTTTAAAGATGACATTGAAAAAGTCAACAGATGGAGGGTAGCACTTTCAAAAGCAGCAGATTTGTCAGGCAGCCATTTCTTTGACGG TTATGAATCCAAATTTATCCATGAGGTGGTTGAGGAGATTTCGGTTAAGGTATTATGCCGCACATATTTGAATGTGGCTAAGCATCCAGTTGGGATACAACGTCGTCATCAATGTGTGGAAGAGCTCTTAGGTGTTGGGGAAAATGATGTTCGAATGGTAGGGATATGGGGCATCGGTGGAATTGGTAAGACTACACTTGCTAAAGCTATTTATAATTCAAATGCGGATAAGTTTGAAGGTAGCTATTTTATGTATAATGTTAGAGAACATTCAACGATGGTTGGAGGCCTAGTCCAActacagcagtcctttctatcTGAGATTATGGGAAAAAAGACGCTAGCAGTGGCTAATGTTGACAGAGGAATCAATGTGATAAAGGAAAGAGTGAGAAATAAAAAAGTTCTCTTAATTCTTGATGATGTCAATCAATTGGACCAGTTAAACAACTTAGCCGGAGGGTGTGATTGGTTTGGTTCTGGCAGTAGAATTATCATAACAACTAGAGATAAGCATTTGCTAGATGTTCATCAAGTTCATTCAATCTATGAGGTTGAGGGGttagattttgaagaagctctcGAGCTCTTCAGTTGGAATGCCTTCAAAAGAAATGTACCTTTAGATGATTATATGGAACTTGCAGAGCATGCAGTAAACAATGCCCAACGCCTTCCATTGGCTTTGACAATTTTAGGTTCTCATCTTTGTGGTAGAAGCATAGAGAAATGGAAGGCTGCACTAGAGAGTTACAAAAGAGTTCCTAACAAAGACATTCAAGGCATTCTCAAAATAAGTTATGATGGATTGGATTACTCTGAGAAGGAAGTGTTTCTTGATATTGCATGTTTCTTGAAAGGGACGAATATGGACTATGTGAAGCAAATACTAGAATCGTGTGACCTCGACCCTGTCATTGGTATTGAAGTACTTAAAGAAAAGGCCCTCATAACTATTACTAAATGGAGCCATGGTATTGAGATCATTTGGATGCATGACTTGTTAGAAGAATTGGGAAAAGAGATAGTACACCAAGAATCACCCACTGAGCCAGGAAAACGTAGCAGATTGTGGTTTCATGAAGATATATACCATGTTCTGATAGAAAATACT GGAACAGATCAAGTTAAAGGCATCATGATTCGGTTGCCCCGACGAGAGGTGATATGTTTGAGTGATAAATGCTTCTCAAATATGAAAAACCTTAAATTCTTTATAAACTGTAATGCATCCCTCTCTGGAGATGTTGATCATCTCCCCAATGAGTTAAGGTTCCTTGATTGGCCTGGATGTCATCTACAATCTTTGCCTTTCAATTCTAATCGGAAGAAGCTTGTTGTACTGAATATGCCATACAGTCTCATCAGACAATTGGGGGAGGGATTCAAG AATATGCAATATCTGAAGTCTATTAACTTGAGATTTTGTAAGTACCTCACAAGAGTCCCCGACTTTTCTGGAATCCCAAGTTTAGAGAGGTTGAAACTAAATCTTTGTAGACAATTAGTTGAAGTTCATCCTTCTGTTGGAGTCCTAGCTAAGCTTGTTAGCTTGAGTCTTGTGAAGTGCTCCAACCTTGAGAACTTTCCAAGAAGACTCAAGTTAAGATCTCTAGAAAGTATTGTTCTTCAAGGTTGCAGAAAGCTTGGGAGTTTCTCAGAAATTGTGGGGAAGATGGACAATTTGAGATATATGAATCTACAGGGAACTTCAATAAAAGAATTGCCTCCCTCGATTGGATATCTCAGTGGTCTTGAAATATTAATTCTCGATACTTGTGAAAGCCTTACAAATATTCTTCCATGCAGCATTTATGAATTGCAGCATCTAAGGGTTCTTCGTCTCTCTAGGTGCTCAAACCTTGTTGAATTTCCAAGTAGAATGAACTCTGGAGCTTCGTCAAGTGCAGGGCCACTTCCATTGCttctttcaaataatcaaaGCCATGATATTAGTGACTCAGCTGTGTCACCTTGTGAGCAAGTTCATTTCAATCCCAAAAGAGACTTGTCCACATTAGAATCACTTGATCTATCAAGAAGCAATTTTGTTAGTCTTCCTGTATGGATTAGCAAGTGTTCTAACTTGTTGCGGCTTAACTTGTGTTGTTGCAAGAAACTTCAAGAAATTTCAGAACTTCCACCAAAGATTAGATGGCTAAGCGTCGGTGGTTGTGACTCACTGGAAATATTGCCAATATTGTCGAACTTGGTGGAACACAATGTGTTGCAGGGCCTTCAGTGGATCGACCTGTCTCATTGCCACAGGCTCCTTGACAATCTTTGCTATGACACAACAAAGGTCGATAACGCTATTCGACAAAATCAG GTGCTATCTTGTCTGGATTTTGGTGTTATACTTCCAGGAAGTGAAGTTCCCCACCGGTTCAACCCTTTGAGGAGTTGCAGGAGTTATGAGATTAAAAATTATTGTGACATTTGCATTATAATACCTCCACCTTTGAATTGGAAAAACGCAAGATTGACTCTATGTGCTGTTATAGGAATAACACAAAATGAGTCTGGTCCCGGTAGAATTTCAGCCTCAAGTTAC
- the LOC112185420 gene encoding uncharacterized protein LOC112185420 produces the protein MDKFSRRTALLLFWFIIVSLQIPKTIGEEGQQNEEQQTYYTKTLSVLQDTVSMLQKSHQSAWDKMKTVISDMQMQFMPPSLEGQDKKDETEGEGMGDKMKDAAQKSFETSKHTVEESAKSAADAVHKTAEKVKEAVTSDESAAEL, from the exons ATGGACAAATTTAGCAGAAGAACTGCACTTCTCCTCTTCTGGTTCATCATCGTCTCACTACAGATTCCGAAAACAATTGGAGAAGAAGGACAACAGAATGAGGAGCAGCAAACCTATTATACAAAGACACTGTCTGTGCTGCAAGACACAGTCTCTATGCTGCAAAAGTCTCATCAATCTGCCTGGGATAAGATGAAAACCGTCATATCAGATATGCAGATGCAGTTTATGCCTCCATCTTTAGA GGGGCAGGATAAAAAGGACGAAACTGAGGGTGAAGGCATGGGAGATAAGATGAAGGACGCAGCTCAGAAGAGCTTCGAAACAAGCAAACATACAGTAGAGGAATCAGCTAAATCAGCTGCTGATGCTGTGCACAAGACAGCAGAGAAGGTAAAGGAAGCTGTTACCAGTGATGAGTCTGCTGCAGAGCTTTAA
- the LOC112185421 gene encoding uncharacterized protein At5g64816, with protein MVDAWWSLLAAIPAVVAGQAYRVKKRRAEEQRLKSARGREKSSDEIFVCERVCTSKRMLKKVGAFSKDPIPDTCVTVCGVSELDACADACARTVCVNQHQVPNWNDICLRRCQSECLKLSSSSSS; from the coding sequence ATGGTGGATGCGTGGTGGTCCCTGTTAGCTGCTATCCCTGCAGTGGTTGCAGGACAAGCATATCGGGTCAAGAAAAGGCGCGCTGAAGAGCAGAGATTAAAGAGTGCTAGGGGAAGGGAGAAGAGTTCTGATGAGATTTTTGTCTGTGAGAGGGTATGCACATCAAAGAGAATGCTCAAAAAGGTAGGTGCGTTCTCAAAGGACCCTATTCCTGATACGTGTGTTACTGTATGTGGTGTCTCTGAGCTCGATGCATGCGCTGATGCATGTGCGCGCACTGTTTGCGTGAACCAACACCAAGTGCCCAACTGGAATGACATCTGCCTTCGGAGATGCCAGAGTGAATGTCTAAAACTCTCTTCCTCCAGTTCTTCGTAG
- the LOC112188178 gene encoding DNA polymerase delta subunit 4 — translation MATRSNMKGFYKQKKSTIAGGVSKKKKTQGASAAAASLGSDVTQPSALISHGAPDLKDDYDEQEEVLRQFDLNTAYGPCFGITRLARWERACKLGMDPPKEVENLLKSGKARLECLWDGRI, via the exons ATGGCGACGAGATCGAATATGAAGGGTTTCTACAAACAAAAGAAGAGCACCATCGCCGGTGGTGTctccaagaagaagaaaacccaAGGCGCttccgccgccgccgcctctTTGGGCTCCGACGTCACCCAACCCTCCGCCCTTATCTCCCACGGCGCTCCTGATCTCAAAG ATGATTATGATGAGCAAGAGGAGGTGCTGAGGCAATTTGATTTGAACACGGCGTATGGACCGTGTTTTGGGATCACCAGACTCGCAAGGTGGGAGCGTGCCTGCAAGCTGGGGATGGATCCTCCCAAGGAAGTGGAGAATCTTTTGAAGAGTGGGAAGGCTCGACTCGAGTGCTTGTGGGATGGTCGCATTTAG